A genomic segment from Stappia indica encodes:
- a CDS encoding cob(I)yrinic acid a,c-diamide adenosyltransferase: MVVLNKIYTKTGDAGTTALASGERRPKHDLRVEAYGTVDETNSVVGLARQATAGAHPELDAVLARIQNDLFDLGADLATPESDEPPAYPPLRVTDAQVLAIEAAIDRFNADLSPLRSFVLPGGSPAAAHLHLARTVSRRAERLMTELAARETVSRPALVYMNRLSDFFFVAARWANDKGAADVLWVPGQNR, from the coding sequence ATGGTGGTGCTGAACAAGATCTACACGAAGACGGGCGATGCCGGCACCACGGCGCTGGCCTCCGGCGAGCGGCGGCCGAAGCACGATCTCCGGGTCGAGGCCTACGGCACGGTCGACGAGACGAATTCTGTGGTCGGGCTGGCGCGCCAGGCAACGGCGGGTGCGCATCCCGAGCTGGATGCCGTGCTGGCACGGATCCAGAACGACCTCTTCGACCTGGGGGCCGACCTTGCGACGCCCGAGAGCGACGAGCCGCCGGCCTATCCGCCGCTGCGCGTCACCGATGCGCAGGTCTTAGCCATCGAGGCGGCCATCGACCGGTTCAACGCGGACCTGTCGCCGCTGCGTTCCTTCGTGCTGCCGGGCGGTTCGCCGGCGGCGGCGCATCTGCATCTTGCCCGCACCGTGTCGCGCCGCGCCGAGCGGCTGATGACGGAGCTGGCCGCGCGCGAGACCGTCAGCCGGCCGGCGCTGGTCTACATGAATCGGCTGTCCGACTTCTTCTTCGTCGCCGCGCGCTGGGCGAACGACAAGGGCGCGGCCGACGTGCTGTGGGTGCCGGGGCAGAACCGCTAG
- a CDS encoding 3-hydroxybutyryl-CoA dehydrogenase, with amino-acid sequence MVVEIKKVGVIGSGQMGSGIAHVCAVAGFDVQLNDISRDRIQSGLASINGNMARQVSKGQLSEEERTAALSRIVAAESMDELGEVDLIIESAVENEQIKRKIFSQLCPLVKPEAILATNTSSISITRLAATTDRPERFIGIHFMNPVPLMELVELVRGIATEDETFEAARVFTRKLGKTIAVAEDFPAFMVNRILLPMINEAIYTLYEGVGSVEAIDTAMKLGANHPMGPLQLADFIGLDTCLSIMQVLYEGLADTKYRPCPLLVKYVEAGWLGRKTQRGFYDYRGDVPVPTR; translated from the coding sequence ATGGTGGTCGAGATCAAGAAAGTCGGCGTGATCGGCTCGGGCCAGATGGGCAGCGGCATTGCCCATGTCTGCGCCGTGGCCGGCTTTGACGTGCAGCTCAACGACATTTCCCGGGACCGGATCCAGTCGGGCCTGGCCTCGATCAACGGCAACATGGCCCGTCAGGTCTCCAAGGGCCAGCTGAGCGAGGAGGAGCGCACCGCCGCCCTGTCCCGCATCGTTGCGGCCGAGAGCATGGACGAGCTCGGCGAGGTCGACCTCATCATCGAGTCCGCCGTCGAGAACGAGCAGATCAAGCGCAAGATCTTCAGCCAGCTGTGTCCGCTGGTGAAGCCGGAGGCGATCCTCGCCACCAACACCTCGTCGATCTCGATCACCCGCCTGGCGGCGACCACCGACCGGCCGGAGCGCTTCATCGGCATCCACTTCATGAACCCGGTTCCCCTGATGGAGCTGGTGGAGCTGGTGCGCGGCATCGCCACGGAGGACGAGACCTTCGAGGCGGCGCGGGTGTTCACCCGCAAGCTGGGCAAGACCATCGCCGTCGCCGAGGATTTCCCGGCCTTCATGGTCAACCGCATCCTGCTGCCGATGATCAACGAGGCGATCTACACGCTCTACGAGGGCGTCGGCTCGGTGGAAGCCATCGACACGGCGATGAAGCTCGGCGCCAACCATCCGATGGGCCCGCTGCAGCTGGCCGACTTCATCGGTCTCGACACCTGCCTGTCGATCATGCAGGTGCTTTACGAGGGCCTTGCCGACACCAAGTATCGCCCGTGCCCGCTGCTGGTGAAGTATGTCGAGGCCGGCTGGCTCGGCCGCAAGACCCAGCGCGGCTTCTACGACTATCGCGGCGACGTGCCGGTTCCCACCCGCTGA
- a CDS encoding rhomboid family intramembrane serine protease, whose protein sequence is MFIPLYDHKPLVHVRRQFVTWGLILANVAIFLLIQQGGLSEPAMQASSLSYGLIPAVLFDVRDLAPHLAVFPEPAALVTYAFLHGSWMHLGGNMLFLWVFGDNVEDAMGHFRFLVFYLLCAAAAGYGHALTEPGSVVPLIGASGAVAGVIGAYLVLHPKVRVWVLAFGRLPLRLPASWVLGAWIGFQVVMAFGFGDHQVAWWAHVAGALAGALLVVPMRRRGVPLFDRGI, encoded by the coding sequence ATGTTCATCCCGCTCTACGACCACAAGCCGCTCGTGCATGTGCGGCGGCAATTTGTCACATGGGGGCTGATCCTCGCCAATGTGGCGATCTTCCTCCTGATCCAGCAGGGCGGGCTGTCCGAGCCGGCGATGCAGGCCTCGAGCCTCTCCTACGGGCTGATCCCGGCGGTGCTGTTCGACGTGCGCGACCTCGCCCCGCATCTGGCGGTGTTTCCGGAGCCGGCAGCGCTGGTGACCTATGCCTTCCTGCATGGCAGCTGGATGCATCTGGGCGGCAACATGCTGTTCCTCTGGGTCTTCGGCGACAATGTCGAGGATGCGATGGGCCACTTCCGCTTCCTCGTCTTCTACCTGCTGTGCGCAGCGGCCGCCGGCTACGGCCATGCGCTGACGGAGCCGGGATCGGTGGTGCCCTTGATCGGCGCCTCGGGCGCGGTGGCCGGGGTCATCGGCGCCTATCTGGTGCTGCATCCCAAGGTGCGGGTCTGGGTGCTGGCCTTCGGCCGGCTGCCGCTGCGCCTGCCGGCCTCCTGGGTGCTGGGCGCGTGGATCGGCTTCCAGGTGGTGATGGCCTTCGGCTTCGGCGACCACCAGGTGGCCTGGTGGGCGCATGTCGCCGGCGCGCTCGCCGGGGCGCTGCTGGTTGTGCCGATGCGCCGGCGCGGCGTGCCGCTGTTCGACAGGGGGATATAG
- the argH gene encoding argininosuccinate lyase: protein MSNRMWGGRFSDGPDAIMEEINASIDYDRKLYRQDIEGSKAHVRMLAAREIVAADDADKIAHGLDTIQSEIEAGDFTFSRALEDIHMNIEARLAELIGPAAGRLHTARSRNDQVATDFRIWVRDTLDTLDEQLTELLQALSERALAHAGDVMPGFTHLQSAQPVTFGHHLMAYVEMFARDRSRMRDARKRMNECPLGSAALAGTSFPIDREMTAAALGFDRPTANSLDAVSDRDFIIEALGAASICAMHLSRLAEEIVIWCSAQFAFVTLSDRFSTGSSIMPQKKNPDAAELVRAKTGRIYGSLTALLVMMKGLPLAYSKDMQEDKEQAFDGLPSLSLALAAMTGMVRDLTANTKTMKAAAGSGYSTATDLADWLVRVIGMPFREAHHVTGRAVGLAVERGVQLHRLPLEDLQAIEPRITEDIFTVLSVDKSVRSRTSYGGTAPANVRKQAKRWLKVLEREAARR from the coding sequence ATGAGCAATCGCATGTGGGGAGGCCGGTTCTCGGATGGGCCGGACGCCATCATGGAGGAGATCAACGCCTCCATCGACTACGATCGCAAGCTCTACCGGCAGGATATAGAGGGTTCGAAGGCTCATGTCCGCATGCTTGCGGCGCGCGAAATTGTCGCCGCCGACGATGCCGACAAGATCGCTCACGGTCTAGACACGATCCAGTCAGAGATCGAGGCGGGGGATTTCACCTTCTCGCGTGCGCTCGAAGACATCCACATGAACATCGAGGCACGGCTGGCCGAGCTGATCGGCCCGGCCGCCGGCCGCCTGCACACGGCGCGCTCGCGCAACGACCAGGTCGCCACCGACTTCCGCATCTGGGTGCGCGACACGCTGGATACGCTCGATGAGCAGCTGACCGAGCTGCTGCAGGCGCTCAGCGAGCGCGCGCTCGCCCATGCCGGCGACGTCATGCCGGGCTTCACCCACCTGCAGTCGGCCCAGCCGGTGACCTTCGGCCACCACCTGATGGCCTATGTGGAGATGTTCGCCCGCGACCGCTCGCGCATGCGCGATGCCCGCAAGCGGATGAACGAGTGCCCGCTCGGCTCGGCCGCGCTGGCCGGCACGTCCTTCCCCATCGACCGGGAGATGACGGCGGCAGCGCTCGGCTTCGACCGGCCGACGGCCAATTCGCTCGACGCGGTGTCCGACCGCGACTTCATCATCGAGGCGCTGGGTGCGGCCTCGATCTGCGCCATGCACCTGTCGCGGCTCGCCGAGGAGATCGTGATCTGGTGCTCGGCGCAGTTCGCCTTCGTCACCCTGTCCGACCGCTTCTCGACCGGCTCCTCGATCATGCCGCAGAAGAAGAACCCCGACGCGGCCGAGCTGGTGCGCGCCAAGACGGGCCGCATCTACGGCTCGCTGACGGCGCTGCTGGTGATGATGAAGGGCCTGCCGCTGGCCTATTCGAAGGACATGCAGGAAGACAAGGAACAGGCCTTCGACGGGTTGCCGAGCCTGTCGCTGGCGCTGGCCGCGATGACCGGCATGGTGCGCGACCTGACCGCCAACACCAAGACGATGAAGGCCGCCGCCGGCTCGGGCTATTCCACCGCGACGGATCTCGCCGACTGGCTGGTGCGGGTGATCGGCATGCCGTTCCGCGAGGCGCATCACGTCACCGGGCGCGCCGTGGGCCTTGCCGTGGAGCGCGGGGTGCAGCTGCACCGGCTGCCGCTGGAAGACCTGCAGGCGATCGAGCCGCGCATCACCGAGGACATCTTCACCGTGCTGTCGGTCGACAAGTCGGTGCGCTCGCGCACCAGCTATGGCGGCACGGCACCGGCCAATGTCCGCAAGCAGGCCAAGCGCTGGCTGAAGGTGCTGGAGCGCGAGGCGGCGCGGCGCTGA
- a CDS encoding ubiquinone biosynthesis hydroxylase, translated as MGIQMDELDVLVGGGGYVGLSLAVALKQADPGLRVAVVDMRPREALSKDPRASAVAAAASRMLDRLGVWSKIAPHAQPMMEMVVTDSRLRDAVRPVFLTFDGEVEPGEPFAHMVPNGHMVAVLADRAEELGVELIAPDAVSGFTSGPSEVEIRLASGAVRKAKLLVAADGVRSKLRDLAGIGTVRWEYDQSGIVTTVAHERPHEGRAEEHFLPSGPFAILPLTGNRSSLVWTERRDDAERLVKGDDFTFELELERRFGHHLGKLSLDGPRYAFPLGLTLARAFVQPRLALAGDAAHGIHPIAGQGLNLGFKDVAALAEVLVEARRLGEDIGALDVLERYERWRRFDTFRMGVVTDVLNRLFSNDMDVVRAVRDVGLGLVDRMPSLKRFFIRQAAGLEGPSPRLLVGEAI; from the coding sequence ATGGGCATCCAGATGGACGAGCTCGACGTTCTGGTCGGCGGCGGCGGGTATGTCGGCCTTTCGCTGGCGGTGGCGCTGAAGCAGGCCGATCCCGGCCTCCGCGTTGCCGTCGTGGACATGCGCCCGCGCGAGGCGCTGTCGAAGGATCCGCGCGCCTCGGCGGTTGCGGCCGCGGCAAGCCGCATGCTCGACCGGCTCGGCGTATGGTCGAAGATCGCGCCGCACGCCCAGCCGATGATGGAGATGGTCGTCACCGATTCGCGCCTGCGCGATGCGGTGCGACCGGTGTTCCTGACCTTCGACGGCGAGGTGGAGCCGGGCGAGCCCTTCGCCCATATGGTGCCGAACGGGCACATGGTGGCGGTGCTCGCCGACCGGGCCGAGGAGCTCGGCGTGGAGCTGATCGCGCCGGATGCGGTCTCCGGCTTCACCAGCGGGCCCTCGGAGGTGGAGATCCGCCTCGCCTCAGGCGCCGTGCGCAAGGCGAAGCTGCTGGTCGCCGCCGACGGCGTGCGCTCGAAGCTGCGGGACCTTGCCGGTATCGGCACGGTGCGCTGGGAATACGACCAGTCGGGTATCGTCACCACCGTTGCCCACGAGCGGCCGCATGAGGGCCGCGCCGAGGAGCACTTCCTGCCTTCCGGCCCCTTCGCCATCCTGCCGCTGACCGGCAACCGCTCGTCGCTGGTGTGGACCGAGCGGCGCGACGATGCCGAGCGGCTGGTCAAGGGCGACGACTTCACCTTCGAGCTGGAGCTGGAGCGGCGCTTCGGACACCATCTCGGCAAGCTTTCGCTCGACGGGCCGCGATACGCGTTCCCGCTCGGCCTGACGCTGGCGCGCGCCTTCGTGCAGCCGCGCCTGGCGCTGGCGGGCGATGCCGCCCACGGCATCCACCCGATCGCCGGGCAGGGCCTCAATCTCGGTTTCAAGGACGTTGCGGCGCTGGCCGAGGTGCTGGTGGAGGCACGCCGGCTCGGCGAGGACATCGGCGCGCTCGACGTGCTGGAGCGCTACGAGCGCTGGCGGCGCTTCGACACGTTCCGCATGGGGGTGGTGACCGACGTCTTGAACCGGCTCTTTTCGAACGATATGGATGTCGTGCGCGCGGTCCGCGACGTCGGCCTCGGCCTTGTCGACCGCATGCCTTCGCTGAAGCGGTTCTTCATCCGCCAGGCGGCGGGTCTGGAAGGCCCCTCGCCGCGGCTTCTGGTCGGCGAGGCGATCTGA
- a CDS encoding SDR family oxidoreductase: MAGSQAAEHVRPQRIILITGCSSGIGAAAAHTLRGRDWRVFATARRQEDVDRLKDEGFESFRLDYQDEASIGEAAAELFERTSGRLDALFNNGAYAIPGALEDIPSDALRGLFEANFFGWHTLTRAVVPHMRRQGHGRIVQCSSILGFMGMPYRGAYNASKFALEGYSDTLRLELAGAGIQVSLIEPGPISTRFTQNAMANFERVIGEEGAAVSPHREIYERRLARMRGGEPSLFKLPARAVVKRLVHAVEAPRPRARYRVTVPTTVMAGLKRLLPTRGFDWVLSRAARSEE; encoded by the coding sequence ATGGCCGGGTCACAGGCAGCCGAACATGTCCGGCCGCAACGCATCATCCTGATCACCGGCTGTTCCTCAGGGATCGGAGCCGCAGCCGCCCATACGCTGCGCGGCCGCGACTGGCGCGTCTTCGCCACCGCGCGCCGGCAGGAGGACGTGGACCGGCTGAAGGACGAGGGCTTCGAGAGCTTCCGCCTCGACTACCAGGACGAGGCGAGCATCGGCGAGGCCGCCGCGGAGCTGTTCGAGCGGACCTCGGGCCGGCTCGACGCGCTGTTCAACAACGGGGCCTATGCCATTCCGGGCGCATTGGAGGACATCCCCTCCGATGCGCTGCGCGGGCTGTTCGAGGCGAATTTCTTCGGCTGGCATACGCTGACGCGGGCCGTGGTGCCGCATATGCGCCGGCAGGGGCACGGGCGCATCGTGCAGTGCTCGTCGATCCTCGGCTTCATGGGCATGCCCTATCGCGGGGCCTACAATGCCTCCAAGTTCGCGCTGGAAGGCTATAGCGACACGCTGCGGCTGGAACTCGCCGGCGCCGGCATCCAAGTCTCGCTGATCGAGCCGGGACCGATCTCCACCCGCTTCACGCAGAACGCGATGGCGAATTTCGAAAGGGTGATCGGCGAGGAGGGGGCGGCCGTCTCGCCCCACCGGGAGATCTACGAGCGGCGCCTTGCCCGTATGCGGGGCGGTGAACCGTCGCTGTTCAAGCTGCCGGCGCGGGCGGTGGTCAAGCGCCTGGTGCATGCGGTGGAGGCGCCCCGGCCGCGGGCGCGCTACCGGGTGACCGTGCCGACCACCGTGATGGCCGGGCTGAAACGCCTGCTGCCGACCCGCGGGTTCGACTGGGTTCTGTCGCGCGCCGCGCGATCCGAGGAATAG
- the tesB gene encoding acyl-CoA thioesterase II — MRSAVDDLLSILDLEPLEHNLFRGMSPQVGWQRVFGGQVIGQALVAASRTVPQERSVHSLHGYFLRPGDPAVPIIYEVDRIRDGGSFTTRRVVAIQHGKPIFSVAASFQTFEDGLDHQAVMPDVPMPEDLPGEAELKEKFLAHAPEAVRRYWERDRPIELRPVDMTHYFSRSKLTPSQNVWVRASAALPDDPRIHSCVLAYASDMTLLDTSLFAHGTSVFDPKLQVASLDHAMWFHRPFRADEWLLYAEDSPSASGGRGFTRGSLFSRDGQLVASVAQEGLIRVRRERPKDSSASSPAD; from the coding sequence ATGCGCTCAGCCGTCGACGACCTCCTCTCGATACTCGATCTCGAGCCGCTGGAACACAATCTCTTCCGCGGCATGAGCCCGCAGGTCGGCTGGCAGCGCGTCTTCGGCGGCCAGGTGATCGGCCAGGCGCTGGTCGCCGCCTCGCGCACCGTGCCGCAGGAGCGCAGCGTCCACTCGCTGCACGGCTATTTCCTGCGCCCCGGCGATCCGGCCGTGCCGATCATCTACGAGGTCGACCGTATTCGCGACGGCGGCAGCTTCACCACCCGCCGGGTCGTCGCCATCCAGCACGGCAAGCCGATCTTCTCCGTCGCCGCCTCGTTCCAGACCTTCGAGGACGGGCTCGACCACCAGGCGGTCATGCCCGACGTGCCGATGCCCGAGGACCTGCCCGGCGAGGCGGAGCTGAAGGAAAAGTTCCTCGCCCACGCGCCGGAGGCGGTGCGCCGCTACTGGGAGCGCGACCGGCCCATCGAGCTGCGCCCGGTCGACATGACCCACTATTTCAGCCGCAGCAAGCTGACGCCCTCGCAGAACGTCTGGGTCCGGGCCAGCGCCGCCCTGCCGGACGACCCGCGCATCCATTCCTGCGTGCTCGCCTATGCCTCGGACATGACGCTGCTCGACACCTCGCTCTTCGCCCACGGCACCAGCGTGTTCGATCCCAAGCTCCAGGTCGCAAGCCTCGACCACGCCATGTGGTTCCATCGCCCCTTCCGCGCCGACGAATGGCTGCTCTATGCGGAAGACAGCCCGTCGGCCTCGGGCGGACGCGGTTTCACCCGCGGCTCGCTCTTTTCCCGCGACGGCCAGCTGGTCGCCTCCGTCGCGCAGGAAGGCTTGATCCGCGTGCGCCGCGAACGGCCGAAGGATTCGTCGGCAAGCTCACCGGCGGACTGA
- a CDS encoding twin transmembrane helix small protein, whose protein sequence is MADFLRMTIPFAVGAVAVVLLLGLWNMMRGGPSSRSQTLMRWRVGLQFLAVVIVMVVLYLTGTRP, encoded by the coding sequence ATGGCCGACTTCCTGCGCATGACCATTCCCTTCGCCGTCGGGGCGGTGGCGGTCGTGCTGCTGCTGGGCTTGTGGAACATGATGCGCGGCGGGCCTTCGTCGCGTTCGCAGACCTTGATGCGCTGGCGCGTCGGGTTGCAGTTCCTTGCCGTGGTCATCGTGATGGTGGTGCTCTATCTGACGGGCACGCGGCCGTAA
- the tlpA gene encoding thiol:disulfide interchange protein TlpA, translating to MTNGTRPPRRTLLVGIAAVALMAGLAGIYVIGGADGNRQQAGSCSAAASLAAEIAPLARGEVAAFLPAKAPSQLSDLAFSNDAGAPLTLADFRDRVVLVNLWATWCAPCRKEMPALDQLQAELGSDDFEVVAVSVDQTGEEKPRAFLKEIGVSNLTFYADPTMKIFQDVRARGRAPGLPTTLLVDGKGCEIGALMGPAEWASEDAKALVRAAIEAQRKTASSGSGS from the coding sequence ATGACCAACGGAACCAGGCCTCCCCGGCGCACGCTCCTCGTCGGGATCGCCGCCGTGGCCCTGATGGCAGGACTGGCGGGGATATACGTGATCGGCGGGGCCGATGGCAACCGGCAGCAGGCCGGCTCCTGCAGCGCCGCAGCCAGCCTTGCCGCTGAGATCGCCCCGCTCGCCCGCGGCGAGGTGGCGGCCTTCCTTCCGGCGAAGGCGCCCTCGCAGCTCTCCGACCTTGCCTTCAGCAACGATGCCGGCGCACCGCTCACCCTCGCCGACTTCCGCGACAGGGTCGTGCTGGTCAATCTCTGGGCCACCTGGTGCGCGCCCTGCCGCAAGGAAATGCCGGCGCTCGACCAGCTGCAGGCGGAGCTCGGCAGCGACGATTTCGAGGTGGTCGCCGTCAGCGTCGACCAGACCGGCGAGGAAAAGCCGCGCGCCTTCCTGAAGGAAATCGGCGTTTCCAATCTCACCTTCTATGCCGATCCCACCATGAAGATCTTTCAGGACGTGCGCGCGCGGGGCCGGGCGCCGGGCCTGCCGACCACCCTGCTGGTCGACGGCAAGGGCTGCGAGATCGGCGCGCTGATGGGGCCGGCGGAATGGGCCTCGGAAGACGCCAAGGCCCTGGTGCGCGCGGCGATCGAGGCCCAACGCAAGACCGCGTCAAGCGGTTCGGGCAGCTGA
- the lptM gene encoding LPS translocon maturation chaperone LptM: MSRVLNGGVLIVAVLALTLAGCGRRGALDRPGDVDPALAAPGEPAPAAAPAPAKPDRPFLLDSII, encoded by the coding sequence ATGTCTCGGGTCCTGAATGGCGGCGTGCTGATCGTGGCCGTGCTGGCGCTGACGCTCGCCGGCTGCGGCCGTCGGGGCGCGCTCGACCGCCCGGGTGACGTCGATCCCGCGCTTGCAGCACCGGGCGAGCCGGCTCCGGCCGCCGCACCGGCGCCGGCCAAACCGGACCGGCCCTTCCTTCTCGACAGCATCATCTGA
- a CDS encoding electron transfer flavoprotein subunit beta/FixA family protein, whose translation MKILVPVKRVIDYNVKVRVKADGTGVDLANVKMSMNPFDEIAVEEAIRLREAGKAEEIIVVSVGPQQAQETLRTGLAMGADRGILVKTDATTEPLAVAKILKKVVEEEQPGLVILGKQAIDDDCNQTGQMLAALLGWSQGTFASKVDLGEGTVDVTREVDGGLQTVKLKLPAIVTTDLRLNEPRYASLPNIMKAKKKPIDEKSPEDYGVDVAPRLEVLKTVEPPARQAGVKVADVAELVAKLKNEAGVL comes from the coding sequence ATGAAAATCCTTGTGCCCGTGAAGCGGGTGATCGACTACAACGTCAAGGTGCGTGTGAAGGCCGATGGCACGGGTGTCGACCTGGCCAACGTGAAGATGTCGATGAACCCGTTTGACGAGATCGCCGTCGAGGAGGCGATCCGTCTGCGCGAGGCCGGCAAGGCCGAGGAGATCATCGTGGTCTCGGTCGGTCCGCAGCAGGCGCAGGAGACGCTGCGCACGGGCCTGGCCATGGGCGCCGACCGCGGCATCCTGGTCAAGACCGACGCCACCACCGAACCGCTCGCCGTCGCCAAGATACTGAAGAAGGTGGTCGAGGAGGAGCAGCCCGGCCTCGTCATCCTCGGCAAGCAGGCCATCGATGACGACTGCAACCAGACCGGACAGATGCTCGCCGCGCTGCTCGGCTGGAGCCAGGGCACCTTCGCCTCGAAGGTGGACCTGGGTGAAGGCACGGTCGACGTGACCCGCGAGGTCGACGGCGGCCTGCAGACGGTAAAGCTGAAGCTGCCGGCCATCGTCACGACGGACCTGCGCCTCAACGAGCCGCGCTACGCCTCGCTGCCGAACATCATGAAGGCGAAGAAGAAGCCGATCGACGAGAAGTCTCCCGAGGACTACGGCGTCGACGTGGCTCCGCGCCTCGAAGTGCTGAAGACCGTCGAGCCGCCGGCACGCCAGGCCGGCGTCAAGGTGGCCGATGTGGCCGAGCTTGTCGCCAAGCTCAAGAACGAAGCCGGCGTGCTTTGA
- a CDS encoding electron transfer flavoprotein subunit alpha/FixB family protein gives MTILLVAEHSNDAVNDATHKAMTAAAAMGGDVHVLVAGKGARAAAEQAAKIAGAAKVLLADGDGLAQQLAEPMSELIVSLAGGYDAIVAPATANGKNILPRVAALLDVMQLSDVTAVIDGATFERPIYAGNAIQTVKSTDPKKVVTVRTASFTAAEETGSASIEEISATQSDLSSFVGQELSKSDRPELTSAKVIISGGRALGSKEKFEEVMLPVADALGAAVGASRAAVDAGYAPNDWQVGQTGKVVAPDLYIACGISGAIQHLAGMKDSKVIVAINKDEEAPIFQVADYGLVADLFEVLPQFKAAVEAAKG, from the coding sequence ATGACCATCCTTCTTGTTGCCGAACACAGCAACGATGCCGTGAACGATGCCACCCACAAGGCGATGACCGCCGCTGCCGCCATGGGCGGCGACGTGCATGTGCTGGTCGCCGGCAAGGGCGCGCGCGCTGCCGCCGAGCAGGCCGCCAAGATCGCCGGTGCCGCCAAGGTGCTGCTCGCCGACGGCGACGGCCTTGCCCAGCAGCTGGCCGAGCCGATGTCGGAGCTGATCGTGTCGCTGGCCGGCGGCTATGACGCCATCGTCGCGCCGGCCACCGCCAACGGCAAGAACATCCTGCCGCGCGTCGCCGCGCTGCTCGACGTGATGCAGCTGTCCGACGTGACCGCCGTGATCGACGGGGCGACCTTCGAACGCCCGATCTATGCCGGCAACGCCATCCAGACGGTGAAGTCGACCGATCCCAAGAAGGTCGTGACCGTGCGGACGGCGAGCTTCACTGCCGCCGAAGAGACCGGCTCGGCCTCGATCGAGGAAATCTCGGCGACCCAGTCCGACCTCTCCAGCTTCGTCGGCCAGGAGTTGTCGAAGTCCGACCGCCCGGAGCTGACCTCGGCCAAGGTGATCATCTCCGGCGGCCGCGCGCTCGGCTCCAAGGAGAAGTTCGAGGAGGTGATGCTGCCGGTTGCCGATGCCCTGGGTGCCGCTGTCGGCGCCTCGCGCGCGGCGGTCGATGCGGGCTACGCGCCGAACGACTGGCAGGTCGGCCAGACCGGCAAGGTCGTGGCGCCGGACCTCTACATCGCCTGCGGCATCTCGGGCGCCATCCAGCATCTTGCCGGCATGAAGGACAGCAAGGTGATCGTGGCGATCAACAAGGACGAGGAAGCGCCGATCTTCCAGGTCGCCGACTACGGCCTCGTCGCGGACCTGTTCGAGGTGCTGCCGCAGTTCAAGGCTGCCGTCGAGGCCGCCAAGGGCTGA